TAGCTCTCAACAAGAAAAACCTACGACAACACCACCTGGTGAAAAGACTCATTGGAGTAATTTACAATAACTGCAGATATTAATAAatacagaaaaacaaaaaataaaaaataaacaaaaggaagagagagagcagCATTTAAAGTCTAAATAAACTCCGCAGAACAATATCCAACCAACCTGTGCCCACAGAGGCATGCAACTTGGGGGAAGGGAAGTTGCTAGCAAGCTTTGAATGAGATACAGTCCCAGAAAGTCTTCTAGCACTTTGCTGCTCCACTACCCTTGCTCCAGCTGtgcaataatacaaataaatttatATCCTACATTACTTGAATACCatgtattaaaagcgtgaggTGTGGGCGAGGCATCCGAGGGATAGCCCAGCCTAGGCGGgacctatattttttaatatatacatagagcgtacacacacacacacacacatatatatatacatatattatattatatatataaaatagacGATGAAAAGCACAATGAGCACACATATAACAACGTAGACAGCAcacacatccattatataaaaaaataaaaatcagaaaaaaaggCAGAGAGATGATAGTACAAGGAAGAGGTATGAGGCAATTAAAACcctacccaaaatttgggtttgggagtaaaataaaaaaaaaaaaatcccctgAGGCTCGCCTAGGTGGCTTTGGCAGCGCCTTCCGCCCACTCCCTCAAAACAGAGGTGGCAACCCTCAAGCCCAGCCTCACAGGGCGCCTGGGCGCGCCCTGAGGcaagccttttaaaacattgttgAATACCTAAATAACAATCTCAAAGCTGATACATTTCCATAAATTATCAGATGGACAAACCTATTGGATGCGTCCTAGCAACAGTTAATCTGGAACGAAGGGATGGAGGAACAGAATAGCAACTCTGCCACATGAAAGGAAGTACATGTTAGAATACACAATATTTGCAGACCCCTATTCATCATAGGACGTTGCAGTTACTAAACTTTGTTCCAATACACCACCTGGAAGAAAGGATGGTGGAGGGCCTCTGCAGCAGTTGGCCTCCTGGAAGGGTCCCAAGAACAAAGTGACTACatcaaaagggaaggaaaaacaTAAATCACACAGTAGTAGACATTCTTTAAACAAAGTCACCATGTGGGCTAAGTTGAGGGGTAGGGAGGATGGAATAAGAAACAGCTACAGTAAATACTATATAGGACTTACTGTTATAAGGCTGATTGCACCCTCACTAGCTGATGGAATCCGTGTAGAAAGATCAACACCAGCAAACTGCAATGTTAAAAGATACAAAACCAACTTAATATATATGGTTGTTTTTTCAAGCAGGGGAACAACATAATCTTACATttctactaaaaataaaaaataaaaacgcaGATAAAATTACATCCCATATTTGCATGCAGCTTTAAACTGCCTAATAAATCTCTCATAAAATACAATGCAGCAATGACAACAGTCTGCTAAAAGTGAGAATGTAAACCATTCCCCAAGAGATTTCTGTACAATTCTATGCACCTCAGAGAACGCACTAAAAATGCATGAGAAAAAACAGAACAAACAAATATGAGGAAATGAGTGATGCCAAATCAGAAACAACTGACCTGAGGAAATTGGTAGTTGATATCACTTGCAAGGCGAAGCCCGTCAGCCCATGAGTCCTTGGTTGGGCTTCCAATCACACTGCAAATTTTATATACCTCATCTGCTTCACTGCAAGAACAGTGGAAGAGGGAGGTGAAGGTGagaacatttaaaataaaccaACTTATATTAGTCGCTAAATTATTAGCAAAAGCCActaatatattccaaaacacaTCCAAGTTAATTAAACAATTACTGCAAAGATTCAAAATTATATCCTATGGGATGCAAACCACTTGATGGTTAGGGAGTGTGGAATACATACCTAACACCCGGAAATAAAGGGCGGAGAGAAAACAACTCAGCCATTATAGCACCCATTGCCCACATATCTGACAGTCAGAATAAAAACTAATAATTTAAGAAACCAATCACTGTGAacacatgttttcacaaaaaacaaaaaatcgaaacttTAAACATAAAAACTCACCAACTTTTGAGCTATACAGGTACGACTGAAGCAGCACTTCGGGCGCTCGATACCTAGCACACCCACATTCTAGAGTCAGTAACTTACAGCAACATATTAACACCCAAGCAGAGATAACTTATTACCAAAActgtaagaaaaattaaattaacacCCACCACCGTGTGGACACGTATTCTGTATATGGTGGTTGTGAATTGATTTCCCGAGCAAGTCCAAAATCAGCAATTTTGATGACATCTTTGGTAACCAATAAGTTCTCTGGAAAGGAGTGAACGTATAGGTACAATTATGTCAGTCTGATAGCAGAAGAAAAATCAAACACAACAGGTGACAGCCTGAACGACTTaatcacaaaccatgaatgCAAAGAAATCGATTGAGGAAAGAAAATAACCACacgaaaaaagtaaaaataaaatttaagaaGAGTTTGCCACATGGGGATTCAGAATacgagaggaaaaaaaaagaaaaagaaaaccataCACAAATGCAAGAAAGTATAGCAAGGGCATGCAAGAAGCAATGAGTGAAGACAGACCGAAAAAAAGACAAACAAATCAAAATATATAACACTATTGGCATTCTGAATATCATGTATACCTTCACTTCTCCAAATTTTTATTCAGCCCTTCTACTTCTCTTTGAACATTTTACCTGCTCAACCGAGGTTATCCATAATAATTGTAACAGTTACCTGGCTTAAGGTCTCGATGAAAATATCCACGCTGATGCATGTAAGCAAGGCCTTGGAAAACTTGAAAACACCAATTTCTGACTTCAGCTTCAGGGAAAAGCTTTTCCTTATCTTTCATAAGTTGATACAGGTTGAACTCCTGCAATGTACATATGACAACACAGAATATCAACAAAGACTCTTATCAATGGCATCATAGCAAATAATATCAAGTTTGCCAACTATACCACTTACCATGTATTCAAACACGAAGTACAACATGTCATTTTCTCTGATGACTTCCTTGAGCTTCACAATATTTGGATGATTCATTCTACGCAATGACTGCATGCAGAAAAAATGACATAATTAAAAAGTATAAATCATATCAGGATATTAATAAAGAGGAGGTAGTACATTGAACCACCTTCACTTCCCGTAGACTTACGCACTCCTCCCATGAAAAAtaacttttcttcatttttttaattgcaACCTGTAAATTGTCCAACTGATTATGAACAGAACAAAATCTAAAGCACAAAATACATTCCAAAGGGAATGggaaacggaaaaaaaaaacacttacgACTTCACCAGTTTGCTTATTAATAGCTTGCCAGACAGTCCCAAATGTGCCATCACCAACTTCCTTTATTAACTTGTACCTAGAGTAACCACATACTTATTTATTAGTATGAATACAAACAGATAAACCTAAACTCCCCAGTAAACACTCACCTCTCCATTCTTCCTGTGGAACACAAAGCAGCTCGTTCTTTATTCAGTGAAAGCATAAAGACTCAAGATAAATGGAATTTATCTTCTGAAGATGATCCTTAAAATACACTGTATGATATCAACAACTGCCTTGCTGGTCGAGCTGAATCAAACCATCAATCTTCTGAGGCAACATGCACGAGCACAAAACCACAATTCTTATGATGGATAGGCTGCACGGCCTTATTCATTACTAAGTCCAGGGCATCGGGACTACAGCATGACATTAATGGCAAAAAAGGACAAGGATCACCGAACATATCGATGTTAAAAATCCAACCAGACTGATTTATCCCGCCAAAAGAAAGACTTCTAGCTCAAGATAGTGTCACCCAAGGCTTAATAAACTTAACTAATAGCTATCTCATCTAAATTACGCAGAGATCAGTGTGGAATCTTCAGGTAACCAATATCTTGCCACTTATCATAGCACCCACCAAGAGCAACGATGAAATAATAACTTTGACATAAACAGTTTGCACTGGTTTGGTTTGACGTAACTGATTATCTAATAATAACTATGTAGAGATCTTCTCTTCAGTCACAGATTGCCAGAATTTAACCCTGTCATAATAATCAAAGAATAAAGTTTAGGAATACTTAGCAGGCATCGAATAAAAAGGTATAAGTATAAAACTGAGTTGTATATGTTGTACCCCTGATGaagttttcccagaaatttcaACTGGATGTTGTATCAGCAATGCGCTATGCACTAAAGATCCAACACCTGACTCAGAAGTAACAAGCATCATGTCTCCCGTATTGATCATTTGAGAGAAACTGACCACTAAGTGCAATTAACAAAAGAAACCAGAAAAAAATCTCCAAGGACAAGAAATCTCCAGTCAAGCACTTCCTGGAAAGAAAAGACCTGGTACTGGTGGCAATTTGACCAGAAGCGCATTTGCTCCATGTcttgaaatatatatgaaatcccTTTAAATCTAAGCCCGGCACAACCTGAAATTAAGATTAAAATACATTAATGCATTGAAAGAACATCAGAAAATCATGCAGACAAAGATACAAAGTAACAATTTACTGATTTTAATGGCAGGTTAAACTAAATCTCACATAATATGGCAAATAATGATGCAAATCCAAATACTATCACAAGATAACATTTAATCAGTAACACAGCTTCTTAATAGCTCTCacataaaaatacaaaacttCCAGCACATTTCAGAACCAAGTTCAGACAAATAAATACCACAAACCACAAAACGACAACATACAACAAACTTTAAGGCACTTAAGCTGTATGATGtatacaacaataacaacaacaacaacaaagccttttcccactaagtggggtcggctatatgaataaATTACTACAAAACTTAAATGTGATGTACATATTCTTTCCTATTTCATTGTTGATATGCATACCCAGGCCAACAAATGATTTCCAATCCTAAGCCACATGctgcaaaatcacaaatttgGTAACAGGATAACCTAAAGTCACAAAGGAACATCAGGGACAAAGTACATAGACCCCCATGACACGGTCATGAATTTCAACAATAATTTGTATAACTTCTAAGCCACCAAATGACCTTTGGCACAAAATTGGAATGTAGGAAAGGTAGGAAGAAAAACCATAACCAGAAACAAGTCTACAGAAAAAATTGTAGCGGTTAACTTTGAGGTGCAGCAAATTACAGTTTTAGCCACGATACACTTTTAGCTAATGCTATAACACGAGTGATCAATAACATTAGCAATTTATATAAGAGAACACAAACAAAATACAACCAATGAAAATTTacgaacaaataaataaaagcctcAAATTACCAATTGGAGTTAagattaacaaaaataaaaaccaatgtAAGCCGCGATATATCTCTGTTACATAATCCAATCAGAAAAAAAATCACCATACCTTAATAACCCAGAGGATGAAAACCCTACAAAAATAAAGCCCCAAAATAGTCAAACTCTGAACCCCCTTCATTTCCCAgaatttctcagcaaccaaacatacTTCAAACCGAAATCGAAGAATCACATCCAGCCGATTGCGTTAAAAAGCTAACCATAATCCTAAAATCCCAAAATCCCAAAACATAAATCGAATAAAATCGCGATACAATCAACAAGGAACAAAACCAAAATATCCAAAACAAACAGAATAAAATCAATTacaaaacaaatcaaattcAGAAATAAATCTAAACAACAAGAAGGGCAAAAAAATTATAGGGGATCAGATCGGGAGAAAAGGAATCGAACCTGAAAGCCAAGCGGCATAACAACCGTCGCCTAGGACGGGAGGGGGTGGAATCCAGAGTTTCTTTTATGTCAAACCGACTTCGTTTAAACCCACCGAATTCTGATATGCTGGCACatagagagatgagagagagagagagagcgcgcgATGAGAGAGAATGAAAGCCTTCGTGCCAACCAAGGAATTTACCTAACTCCACGTTATCACGGAGGCAAGGGATATTCTTGTCCTTTTATCGAGTGCTTGATCTTTTTTGGGTCGTCGTTCTTTTTTTAGCTAATTGTTTGGtgggttggattttttttttttttaaatacatcgATATATTTGTACATTAAAGGTtagatttttcctttatttgttgtacctttttttttcctgtgcCCATTTTATCCACTGAAAGGTATCACTGTGGTGGAATTGAGTGTTATTTTTGCATCACGCTGTAGGTTCAAAtctaacaaataatttttttttcttttttttttagtacatcgatatatTTTTACATGAAGGGTtagatttttcctttatttgttgtaccttttttttcaaatgagttTACTTTAGAATtccttttttgttattttaagtTTTGACTTTTTCCTGTGCCCATTTTATCTCATTGTGGTGGAATTGAGTGTTATTTTTGCATCACGTTGTAGGTTGAAATCtaacaaataaatttttttcttttttttttagtaaatcgatatatttttacattaagggttagatttttcctttctttgttgtaccttttttttcaaatgagttTACTTTAGAATtccttttttgttattttaagtTTTGACTTTTTCCTGTGCCCATTTTATCCACTGAAAGGTATTACTGTGGTGGAATTGAATGTTATTTGCATCACGTTTGAATCTAACAAATatatcattttataaaaaaaaaaaaaaaaaaaaaaaacctccccATTATATATTTGAGAGTCATATTTTTCAGTATTTTGGATTTTTCTTATTTAACATAAAACTGATATCAAACATAATATCCTgagaataacaaaaaaaatttgcacaGAAGACTAGAAACTCGGGAAATAACTCTATCCCAATAGCGGAAGCTTTAACTTTGAGTGATGCTTTGAACTTTTCTCAGCAGAGGGGCTTTATAATATTTGCGTAGAGGGAGATTCTAAGCTAGTTATTGATGATGTTCTATACACTTGCGCTATTTCCTGAAGATTGAGACCAAATATTGATAATATTCGATGAATGGCTTCTTCCTTCCACTGTGTTAAGTGGAAGCATATCTTCCGGGAAGTTGATATTGGCCTTTTTATTTTCAagcaggaaaaaagaaaaactagacAGAGAAACTAGTCGACACCAGAATTAAACTTGATTCTCTCTCTTCTGTTGTAGTTGAGGTTTCtcttttataaaagcacctcagtaccaaaccagtactttaTGTCAGATATAAAGCACATTTTCAAGAATTAAACTTGATTGACAAGTTGGTGCAACTAGTCAGGGTCTGCCCATATATATGTTTCACAACATGAAATCACAAGCTAGAACGCATTCACCAACAAGCTCATGAAAAACATGGAAACGTAGAAATCAGTCTACAAACCCCCTATGAAATCTACAAGTGTCAATTACaaagaatagagagagagagagagcttcttcTTACTAAGCCCAAAAGCCAACATAAGCATCCTTTGTTTCCTTCACTTGAACCAGTAAGCACCAATAACAAACAAACTACAGTTCAACAGATGCAGCAGATTTCATTTAAGAAACGAAGAatcctttgtttctttttcttttcctttcttgtttttttggtACACACACACCTTGCACGTATTCAAATCATCCGATTACAGCTTGACGCAAAAAAGACAACAAATTATGAAAAATGGGAAAAGGGAAAAGATGAAAGATGAATTGTACCAAGTGCATGTAGACGCCTTATAAAGAATATATCTATACGCAAAGCCCTTGTGGTTGATTGACTACCTTATTGGGTAACCGAGTCTTCGATGACAAATTTGAATATTCTCGGCTTCTTATAGAGTGAACTAATTCTCTGTGAATGGTAAAGAACTTGCTTCTTTTGCTTCTATTCCTATTTCCGTCCTTCCAAGAAATCAGCTTCGTTTGGGTTTCTGTGTTCATCATCTGGAAGTTTGATTCGATGAATACCAGAGTTTTTTCTGGCATATCAATATTTTCTCCTTCTCAATGCCATACTCAGTATTTTCTTTGCGGCATCCCCATCTCATCCCTTTGGCAATAGCCGCAACAGCATCCACTAAGTAGCTGGATTCTCGAACTATTGCATAGCCATTAGGTCGCAGGATTCGGTCCATCTCTAAGAGCACATATTTCATTTCGCATCTGCCCAAGTTTACTATTATTAGAACCATTTACAAAGTTGATTACCAACTCTGCGTGTGTGTGTACTTCCTATGTTGAATGAGGCAAGAGTGCATAAAAACTTAACATCCAAGATTAAGTAGTTAATTCAATATGCCGAAttaacaaaagttttcaaaatatatttCATGTGCCCAAATAAAGACAAGCCCATTTTTTACCTGTGGCTTTCGGCAGTAAAGAAGCCATCAAGATGTAGAAGATCATAAGTTCGAGGATAAGTAGAAAAAGCTTCACACCTGCCAAAAGAGAACAAATAAATCAACACAAAAACCACAAGATTTTATAACAATGACCAAAATGAGAGGTGCACCCAAAGTATGCTATTTATGCAGATCAAAGCTTTAATGCCCATATAAATGAATTTCAAATTACCAATCATGGAAAGTTCCGATAAGGCCTCGATCATAGACCACAGGTAATGTATTTGCAGCATAGGAAGAGACGACATTCATGACCCACAAGGGATATTCAATCGTGGCTGCGGCAAAACCACCATATACTGTATTCATGTCCATAACATTTCTGATCTTATCTGTTCCAATTGCCGGGAGCAACTTTTTGTAATGCTTCATTCGAACCCTCCAATTTCTGTCATCATGCTTGAAAGCACTAGCACTCCCACCATGCACATCAGATATACGCTCTGGTGCAACATGCAACCGCTCTGGCCATCGAGGGATGGCTTTCAAAGCTGACTTTTTTAGCTTTGGGTCTGGAACTACAACACAAGAGCGTAATGGAGTGTACCATCCTGAATCTGGTTCGAGGCTATCATCACATTTTGCAGGATAGGTGTCAGGCTCAGAAAGTTTATTGTAGCAACTGCTGTCTGACTGTTTCTGCCAAACAGCAATATCATCCTTCTTGTTGTACAATTTAAAGCACAGTGAAGTTAGCAGTTCTTGCAACTTTTCATAATCTGATTTCTGCTCTTCTATGGTTGTGTTCCACCCACGCCAGTGGTTTTCGTAGTTGACAGGTGGACCAGACAGGACCCAAAAACCTCCAGGACGGAGTATACGATGAATTTCTAGAAGGTAAATTCCACCTGACAGCAGGACACTAGCCATTAGCACAACTGGTAACAACACCACCACCTACCTCCAAACtttaaaagataaataaaagtgATAAACGAGAtgagagaaggagaagaaaggagaAGAAAGCATTTTTGATTATATGATATCCTACAAAAGAAGTTCCTATCTTATGCAATAAATTACAGTTCACAGCTGAACCGTGGAAATTTTCCCTAAAAATGATAACAGGAAAATAGGAATTTGGTGGATGCAAATTGTCTAAAGTTGGTGCTATTTAACATTTCTACCGTacttatggaaaaaaaaaatctccaagtTCCTAAAGTTGGTACTATGCTATTGCTAATTTGAAAACTGGTTCCAGCAGCTGGACATTAAGCTCTATAAAATGAATTATATTCTTTAGAACTGAAAGATTTTTTAAACAATTTCATAGAAGAAATACCAAATTCCGTCCATGGGATGAGGCATCTTGAGCAGTGAGCCATATCAAATGAGTTTGAAGGGAAAGGAAGTCTCTGTGTAGAAATGATGCCAAGAATGGCAGGAATTCCACGCTCCAGAGCAAACTGAACCTGAGCTTCATGATTATCTCTTGGGGCGAGAGAAACAGTTAAAATCCCACGATCTAACAAATCAGCTCCC
The nucleotide sequence above comes from Malus sylvestris chromosome 16, drMalSylv7.2, whole genome shotgun sequence. Encoded proteins:
- the LOC126606223 gene encoding cyclin-dependent kinase F-4-like, whose amino-acid sequence is MLSLNKERAALCSTGRMERYKLIKEVGDGTFGTVWQAINKQTGEVVAIKKMKKSYFSWEECVSLREVKSLRRMNHPNIVKLKEVIRENDMLYFVFEYMEFNLYQLMKDKEKLFPEAEVRNWCFQVFQGLAYMHQRGYFHRDLKPENLLVTKDVIKIADFGLAREINSQPPYTEYVSTRWYRAPEVLLQSYLYSSKVDMWAMGAIMAELFSLRPLFPGVSEADEVYKICSVIGSPTKDSWADGLRLASDINYQFPQFAGVDLSTRIPSASEGAISLITSLCSWDPSRRPTAAEALHHPFFQSCYSVPPSLRSRLTVARTHPIAGARVVEQQSARRLSGTVSHSKLASNFPSPKLHASVGTGVQRKLDMADQDAKKNDKYLKSSPKQQQKYRPPGKSSPTSVNKVRVARGVSDTSEKLANMTIGHHRQTVGQQMRPPPMKAGVEWIGESGNLYLRPVQEIQPGRTYSRKVAG
- the LOC126606222 gene encoding probable methyltransferase PMT21: MMKHKDGKPGPQGTRVFPTTILFVLLCGLSFYLGGIFCSEKKKIEPVKVEDVTKAVQSSLHVKPVTFAECSSDYQDYTPCTDPRRWRKYGVHRLTFMERHCPPVFERKECLVPPPDGYKLPIRWPNSRDECWYRNVPYDWINKQKSNQNWLRKEGEKFFFPGGGTMFPRGVSAYVDLMQDLIPEMKDGTVRTAIDTGCGVASWGADLLDRGILTVSLAPRDNHEAQVQFALERGIPAILGIISTQRLPFPSNSFDMAHCSRCLIPWTEFGGIYLLEIHRILRPGGFWVLSGPPVNYENHWRGWNTTIEEQKSDYEKLQELLTSLCFKLYNKKDDIAVWQKQSDSSCYNKLSEPDTYPAKCDDSLEPDSGWYTPLRSCVVVPDPKLKKSALKAIPRWPERLHVAPERISDVHGGSASAFKHDDRNWRVRMKHYKKLLPAIGTDKIRNVMDMNTVYGGFAAATIEYPLWVMNVVSSYAANTLPVVYDRGLIGTFHDWCEAFSTYPRTYDLLHLDGFFTAESHRCEMKYVLLEMDRILRPNGYAIVRESSYLVDAVAAIAKGMRWGCRKENTEYGIEKEKILICQKKLWYSSNQTSR